One part of the Vicia villosa cultivar HV-30 ecotype Madison, WI linkage group LG6, Vvil1.0, whole genome shotgun sequence genome encodes these proteins:
- the LOC131614077 gene encoding uncharacterized protein LOC131614077, translating to MEGLTALVRKLVDLGDFKPFKYGEEEVVDILQFVDDTIILGEPSSDNLWSLNVLLRGFEFVSGLRINFTKSNVFGVNVGEWFLNSATYFLGCQRGLVPFSFLGIVVGANPRRRKFWLKVINNIKSRISSWKGRIIYIGGRVTLINAVLNAIPLLLLSFFKA from the coding sequence ATGGAAGGTCTAACCGCTTTAGTGAGAAAATTGGTGGATTTGGGTGATTTTAAACCTTTCAAGTATGGTGAAGAGGAGGTAGTGGATATTTTACAATTCGTGGATGACACCATCATTCTTGGAGAACCGTCAAGCGACAATCTATGGAGTTTGAACGTGTTGTTACGAGGGTTCGAGTTTGTTTCGGGATTGAGAATCAATTTTACAAAAAGCAATGTCTTCGGTGTAAACGTCGGGGAGTGGTTCTTGAATTCGGCCACTTATTTTCTTGGGTGTCAAAGAGGCTTAGTCCCGTTCTCTTTTTTAGGTATCGTTGTGGGTGCAAATCCTAGAAGGAGGAAATTTTGGTTGAAAGTCATTAACAATATCAAGAGTAGAATTTCTTCGTGGAAGGGGAGAATCATTTACATAGGTGGTAGAGTGACGCTCATCAACGCGGTTCTTAATGCAATTCCTTTGCTTTTGCTCTCTTTCTTTAAAGCGTAG